From a region of the Arvicanthis niloticus isolate mArvNil1 chromosome 6, mArvNil1.pat.X, whole genome shotgun sequence genome:
- the Ubald1 gene encoding UBA-like domain-containing protein 1, giving the protein MSVNMDELKHQVMINQFVLTAGCAADQAKQLLQAAHWQFETALSAFFQETNIPYSHHHQMMCTPANTPATPPNFPDALTMFSRLKASESFHGGGSSGSPMATSATSPPPHFPHATGSFATPSWPTAASPPGGPQHHQPQPPLWTPAPPSPTSDWPPLAPQQATSEPRAHPAMEAER; this is encoded by the exons ATGTCCGTGAACATGGACGAGCTCAAACACCAGGTCATGATCAACCAGTTCGTGCTGACGGCGGGCTGTGCGGCCGACCAGGCGAAGCAACTGCTACAAGCGGCCCACTGGCAGTTCGAG ACAGCTCTCAGCGCCTTTTTCCAGGAGACCAACATCCCCTATAGCCACCACCACCAGATG ATGTGCACTCCTGCCAACACCCCTGCCACGCCCCCCAACTTCCCTGATGCCCTCACCATGTTCTCCCGTCTCAAGGCCTCTGAAAGCTTCCACGGTGGTGGCAGCAGCGGCAGCCCAATGGCTACGTCGGCCACGTCACCCCCACCACACTTCCCCCATGCCACTGGCAGCTTTGCAACACCCAGCTGGCCAACTGCAGCCTCGCCCCCAGGAGGCCCACAGCACCACCAGCCGCAGCCGCCCCTGTGGACTCCGGCACCCCCTTCCCCGACTTCAGACTGGCCTCCTCTGGCTCCCCAACAGGCCACCTCAGAACCAAGGGCCCACCCTGCCATGGAGGCAGAGAGATAA